One window of Siniperca chuatsi isolate FFG_IHB_CAS linkage group LG19, ASM2008510v1, whole genome shotgun sequence genomic DNA carries:
- the LOC122867001 gene encoding TNFAIP3-interacting protein 1-like, which yields MSLHENTMDRPPVEKSQAGDTTNNRQTHRLYPSLPNIDRYDVCVPGCSIGENLHTAAVDHPDSLQGDNQSEVSAASRDIRMKAQILVLEEQRQELLSINEKWAKEYRTMRQYYKEKVQDLKALLQQGHSHFEGEMCDEGKKHITLYKKVKDKESTWTGDGDVYSKILKAEKEAKELQALNSTLTRRGQHQHEEIRRLNKALQEALQTTQPLNLSSETLQDVWKHQAEVYKEDFLRERKDREKLKEKYLELENKFRKVYSELRVLKPQVTRTRPPQAECTCKNGAKSPNWEFRPINQHQIQLQRRYTLDNR from the exons atg TCCctacatgaaaacacaatggaCAGGCCACCTGTGGAGAAATCACAGGCCGGTGATacaacaaacaacagacagacccACAGACTGTATCCATCACTACCGAATATAGACAG GTATGATGTTTGTGTGCCGGGCTGCTCCATTGGAGAAAACCTTCATACAGCTGCAGTTGATCATCCCGACAGTCTGCAGGGAGACAACCAG TCAGAAGTGTCAGCTGCCAGCAGAGACATCAGAATGAAAGCACAGATACTTGTCTTGGAAGAGCAAAGGCAAGAG CTTCTTTCTATTAACGAGAAATGGGCAAAAGAGTACCGAACCATGAGACAGTACTACAAAGAGAAG GTTCAAGATTTAAAAGCATTACTACAACAAGGTCACAGTCACTTTGAAGGGGAGATGTGTGACGAAGGAAAAAAGCACATCACATTATATAAGAAagtcaaagacaaagagagcaCATGG ACTGGAGACGGTGATGTCTACTCTAAAATACTAAAAGCAGAAAAGGAGGCAAAGGAGCTGCAAGCTCTAAACAGCACTCTGACCCGAAGAGGGCAGCATCAGCATGAGGAAATCAGACGATTAAACAAG GCTCTACAGGAGGCACTTCAGACTACTCAACCTCTTAATTTGAGCAGTGAAACACTACAGGATGTCTGGAAACATCAG GCCGAAGTCTACAAGGAAGACTTCTTGAGGGAGCGGAAGGACAGGGAGAAGCTTAAGGAGAAGTATCTGGAACTAGAGAATAAGTTTAGAAAAGTTTACAGTGAGCTACGTGTCCTCAAACCTCAG GTGACTAGGACTCGGCCACCACAGGCTGAATGTACCTGCAAAAATGGAGCCAAAAGTCCAAACTGGGAGTTCCGGCCAATTAACCAGCACCAGATCCAGCTACAAAGACGTTACACACTTGATAACAGATAA
- the LOC122866318 gene encoding F-box/LRR-repeat protein 7-like, whose translation MGANNGKLYGSEGKGSSSISSDISSSTDHTPTKAPKNVATTEGLDSSTRTLSTPSPGLILPSKSSSLSSPALSSNGHETNSSSSSSAPAETVAVVHSQPGTHTRSRQSKSHHHAPIDLLPDHTLLQIFSHLPTNQLCRCARVCRRWYNLAWDPRLWSTVRLTGELLHADRAIRVLTHRLCQDTPNVCLTLETVMVNGCKRLTDRGLHVVAQCCPELRRLEVAGCYNISNDAVFEVVSRCPNLEHLNLSGCSKVTCISLTQEASLQLSPLHGQQISIHYLDMTDCFSLEDEGLRTIASHCPRLTHLYLRRCTRLTDEALRHLSLHCPSIRELSLSDCRLVGDFGLREVARLEGCLRYLSVAHCTRITDVGMRYVARYCPRLRYLNARGCEGLTDHGLSHLARSCPKLKSLDVGKCPLVSDSGLEQLAMYCQGLRRVSLRACESVTGRGLKALAANCCELQLLNVQDCEVSPEALRFVRRHCRRCVIEHTNPAFY comes from the exons GTTTAGACTCCAGCACACGGACTCTGAGCACCCCAAGCCCCGGTCTCATCCTACCATCCaagtcctcctctctctcttcacctgccCTCTCCAGTAACGGCCATGAGAccaactcctcttcctcctcctctgcccccGCTGAGACCGTTGCCGTGGTCCACTCTCAACCTGGCACTCACACACGCTCCCGCCAGTCAAAAAGCCACCACCACGCCCCCATTGACCTCCTCCCTGACCACACCCTTCTGCAGAtcttctcccatctccctaccaATCAGCTGTGCCGCTGCGCACGCGTATGTCGCCGCTGGTACAACCTGGCATGGGACCCGAGGCTGTGGAGCACCGTCCGGCTAACGGGAGAGCTGCTTCATGCCGACCGTGCCATCAGGGTCCTGACCCACCGGCTGTGCCAGGACACCCCGAACGTGTGTCTGACCCTGGAGACGGTGATGGTGAATGGCTGCAAAAGGCTCACCGACCGGGGGCTACATGTGGTTGCTCAATGCTGCCCGGAGCTACGTCGCTTGGAGGTTGCTGGCTGTTACAACATCTCTAATGATGCTGTGTTTGAGGTGGTGTCCCGCTGCCCCAACCTGGAACACCTGAACCTCTCAG gcTGCTCCAAGGTGACATGTATCAGCCTTACCCAAGAGGCTTCTCTCCAGCTGTCCCCTCTACATGGCCAGCAGATCTCCATTCACTACCTGGACATGACTGATTGTTTTTCCCTCGAGGATGAGGGCTTGCGAACTATCGCTTCCCACTGCCCCCGCCTGACACATCTGTATTTGCGCCGCTGCACCAGACTGACGGATGAAGCCTTGCGccacctgtctctccactgCCCTTCAATAAGGGAGCTTAGTCTTAGTGACTGCCGCTTGGTAGGGGATTTTGGCCTACGTGAAGTCGCCCGCCTGGAGGGCTGTCTGCGCTACCTGAGTGTGGCCCACTGCACCCGCATAACTGATGTGGGCATGCGCTACGTGGCCCGCTACTGTCCAAGACTGCGCTACTTAAACGCGAGGGGTTGTGAGGGGCTCACAGACCACGGCCTGAGCCACTTGGCCAGGAGCTGCCCCAAACTCAAGTCTCTGGATGTGGGTAAGTGCCCGCTTGTGTCGGACAGTGGGCTGGAGCAGCTGGCTATGTACTGCCAAGGCCTGAGGCGAGTAAGTCTCAGAGCCTGCGAGAGCGTAACAGGCAGAGGACTCAAAGCTCTGGCAGCCAACTGCTGCGAGCTGCAGCTTCTCAACGTGCAGGACTGCGAGGTTTCGCCAGAGGCTCTGCGGTTTGTTAGACGCCACTGCCGGCGCTGTGTCATCGAGCACACAAACCCTGCTTTCTACTGA